DNA sequence from the Drosophila sechellia strain sech25 chromosome 3L, ASM438219v1, whole genome shotgun sequence genome:
TGTCCAttggaaaattgaattttcacaACTTTCTTCGAGCGTTTGcttgttttcttgttttgttgttactctctcacacacacgcgcacataTCCATGTAGCGATactcatttgttgttgccagaCCATTACTATGGCAAAGCGGtctgatttgatttgaaagGCGGTGGCAACAACGGTGGGTTTCTGATAAGATTAACCCTTATATGAGTATACGGTTCCAACAGGCAGGTGTGACAAATCAGATAAATGTTTGTTGGTATGCTTTATGAAATTGCTCACCTTTTGGCACGCAAACGAAAAGTATGGTTATTGATGCGCTCTTGTGTTGTTTGATTGCCTTTTTTCCCTTCACCCCCTCCTGGCCATCTGTTTTGCGCCCTTAGTAATGGCAATTAGTCATCGTTGCCGCTGGCCGCTGGGTTACATAAAAAAATGTGTTAATTTATTTCGTGTTCCCCTTTGGCTCGCATTTTCGCTATAATTTCCATTTGCCGCTGCACACACAAcaaacacagatacacacattTACCTGCAATCGTGCATGTGTATTAGTGCCGTACTAATTTGTTGCTTCGCTTTTTTTATGAGCTCACATTGCCTTGCGGTTGGTTAGCTTTTCCCATATCTCCTATATCTGTTGGATATCTGTATTATCTGATATCTGAGAAATACACTTCGCGCAATGGTTTCGTTttgaatttaaacaaattgcatttgtgACTCTTGTTTGCGCTATTTAATTCGAGCAAGTCATTGCACTCTTTAGAGTCTAAATGATATACGAAAGATAATGCTCGCCCACCTGTTTCAGCCGCCCATAAAAATTAACAAAGGAAGGCAAATTGCCTACTTCGGTTTTCCAACagaaaacgaacaaaataaTTACATCTTTCGGATCAAAAACTGCACAATTTACTTggaattataattaaatatattattataatcaaAATGTAACGAGCATTTTCAGAAATAAGATACaaattgtaaaaaaatatGGATACCTCtgtttttgtatttatattacaTGAAATATTGTtgcggtttttttttctgaaaaGTTCTTTCATgtgtttaaatgtttaaaatgttctTAAGTTTTATATGATGAGGTGTCAACTAATCCTTACCTTCTCACCTTTCAGAGGCCGCCACCGATGCCAACCTGGCCTCGGAGAACTGGGCCGCCAACATGGAGATCTGCGACATGATCAACGAATCCTCGGACACTGCCCGCGATGCCATGCGTGCCATTCGCAAACGCCTCTCCCAGAACGCCGGCAAGAACAACCAGGTGGTGATGTACACGCTGACCGTCCTGGAGACGTGCGTGAAGAACTGCGGCAAGGCCTTCCATGTCCTGGTAGCCCAGAAGGACTTCATCAACGAGCTGGTCAAACTGATTGGGCCCAAGAACGATCCACCAGCCGCCATGCAGGAGAAGGTTCTCAGTCTGATACAAATCTGGGCGGATGCGTTCAAGAACCAACCGGATCTCAACGGCGTCACCCAGATGTACATGGAACTGAAAAACAAGGGCATCGAGTTTCCAGCCAACGATCTGGATGCCATGGCACCCATTTACACGCCACAGAGGGTGAGTCGCTGAAGAATCCTCTTTACTTTAACCATAATAAATGCTTACATATGTCTTTTAGAGTGTTCCCGAGATGCCTCCTCAGCTGGTGACCGCTCAGCAGCACACAATCTCGCCTCAACACatggctgccgctgctgcagccgcAGCTCCACCCAGCACAGGTCCTTTGCATTTGACTCCCGAGCAAGCGGCTAAGCTGCGCTCCGAACTGGAGATCGTTAGCAACAATATGTCCATCCTCAGCGAGATGCTCAGTGTTTTGAAGCCCGGCCAGGAGTCGCCCGATGACTATGCCCTGCTGAACGAGCTCACCTCGACCTGCAAGGAGATGCAGTCTCGCATCGTGGATCTGATTGGACGTGTCCAGGACGACGAGCTCACCGCGGAGTTCCTGCGCATCAATGACGAGCTGAACAATGTGTTCTTGCGCCACCAGCGTTACGAGAAAAATCGCTCGCAGGGCCAGGGTGCTGGTGTTACCTCGCCCTCGGCTGTGCTGGGCGCAGCCATGGGCCTGCCCGGTGTGGGAGCAACTGGAGCAGGAGCCACCACGGTGGCCACGCTACCACCTCCGCCCACAAATACCGCCGTGAGCAATACGCCGCAAAGTGACCAACTGCTGATCGATCTAATCGAAAGCAGCGAGGAAGCCCAACTGCCACAGAGTTTGGGACAGATTAGCCTGGGCGGTGGAGCACCCATTGGGGTGCAGAGGGGCGCACGACCTGCCGATGAATTCGATATGCTGGCACAGTCGCGCACCGATGGCAACCAGTCAGTATAGAGTGCTTTCCAATTGAGCTCATCAAGTATTAACGatagttctttttttttagtaaaTCGGACTTGCTAAGGGACATTCCCTCGGTGGACGCTGCTGCTGGAAGTGTGACTGCCACCGCCTCGCTTTATAAACCGAATCAACCGCAGCAGGCTCAGCGCTCAGCCGGCGAACCGCCGGTGGTAAGTAAAGTGAGTAACTGGCCGCCGGACAGCCGGTCTAACTAATGGCGTTCGATTTGTTCCCTTACCTTTTGACCTCGTTTTTGCCATTGATTTACACTTTGTGtctaaatttgaaaatatgttttGGTTCTTTTTTGTTCTATGCAAATTGCGTTTggttttcgtttcgttttgttgTTCGGTTGGCGCCCACACACAGTCGACGAAAGAGAATGAGATCGACGAGATGGAGGCGTGGTTGGGCAGCTCAGTAAGTAGCCACTCGAATAGCATTTTGCCTTTTTCTAAGCTCATCTTACCATGCACTCGGCTTCAGTTTCTCGATTTACATACTATTCCTTTGCTTCTTAGATTCTGTCATCCATTTTCGAGTACTTAACATGACTAATTAGGCATTTGTTTTCACCACACAGCACATCGAGGGAATTGAGGAGCTGACCAGCTCGGAGTTTGACAAATTCCTAGAGGAgcgagccgctgccgccgaGAATCTTCCAACGATCAGTGCTTCGAACTCCGCCGCCAGTGCCACGACAGGATCGGCAGGAGCCGACAGCTTACGAAAGACACCAAAGAAACCGGGCGCCGAGGAGGATCTGCTCGCGCTCTGAGTGATCTCCGCCAGCACCATCATCGGCTCTAATTGTTTACTCTTTCAAATGTTATACACACCCTAACATACTTATCCATAACGTCTATTTGATAGCAGATACATAGTAACACTTTATGTAaaatgcttttattttttacgaAAACAGCAACGATAACTATTGATTATATtccaaaaaatacaaacgaTCTTTTGTTGGTCTAATTGTAAGCCACGTCTACATATTGATGGTAATTTAATGTATTACGTTACAAGtctatttgttgtttatttatacatatatacatacattataaagctaatttattttacaaaatcgaACGAtcgaaaagaaaaactaaaacaaaatgGAAATACATTTCAAGCACATACCGAAGACgaaatgtttaattatttgtattacTAAGGGGCTTAATCTGAGTCATTATCTATATTCATGGCTTGAGTGGCTGCTCCGTAGGCATCGTCCTCTTCATCAGAAGAAATCCTTTGATTATTCTTTGCCCTTGATCCCTTCCCGGATCGCTTTTCCAACTGACTCTCTAAATCCCGGATGTGGGCCTTTTTGCTGTTCAAAAGCAGCAGGAATTTCTTGAGAAGTTCCTCCTCCTTCAGTTTGCTGTCCCTCACATACTTTTCATATTCAGCCAGGGATGCGGTTGTCTGGGCGTCGGATTCGGTGGCTGGAGCTGCTTGAGGCTTCTGCTGACCAGCTTCGATGGCTGCATCCAGCAACTGGTAGCAGTTGGACACTTTTCTAAGCGGAACATCCAAATACAGCGTTTCGTATCCCTCGCATTTGTACACTTTGAAGGTTGGTTTATCGGCATCTTCCAGGGATATTTCATAATCGAATCCTTGGAGTCCCATGTGCGTGGTTAGTGCACTTTTGCACTCTGCAAAGAAAGCATCGTAGGCCTGTTCCAATTCACTGGCTCCACTCCGAAACTCATCGTATTTTAGACTTGACCGGTAGTTTTGATTGTCAGAAGTGGTCAGGATGTCAAACTCCACGTCGTCGTCCATCCATTTGCTTCGGACATATATAAACGGCTTTACGTCTATTTGACTATGTGAGAGCTGAGAGCGTTGAAGTAATTTAACCACGAAGGTGGACATTTTTGCCAATATTCAAGTTTCACAACTAAATGTAAACAACTGTTGCGGGGATTTTAAAACAGCTGTTTGCAACTGGGTTGTCAGATTGATTAAATGTATGTAAATTTCATAGTGCTTATGGCGAACGCTTAAGTGTACGTATGTGTACTCTTTTcagtaaaattaaatatataagtacatctTCAAATATTTCCGAGAGCTCAATTATTTAAGTTCTAATTAACCTTAACAGTCGATATACAACCCTTCTATTAGCATTGTTAAACACGCATTTTGCAGCACTAGGCGGTCCACATTATCGATAAAACAGCAATATCGATTTACCGTGTTTAAGTTAGTACACAGCCAGTAGGGggaattaaacaaattaaacgcGCTGCGCCCCTATTGTTTGTCCTCTTTTTAGTGTTTTACCCGATTCGGCACCCGCAATGCTTGACAACCTCGTGGAATTCGCCAGTTACTGGTGGTTTCGATACCTCATGGTACGTAATAGTCATAAAATTACGCACATATTCCACCTAAGAAGCTGTGCTCCACGGGATTCTGATTTAAATGAACCCCATTAACTTGCAGGTCACCGAGCTGTACATGGTGGAAAAGTGGGAGCGGATAACGATACGTGAGTGTTAATTGCTGGACAAATAGCACACCCTCGAACTAGTTGGGAATATCCGACGGATTCGTCATGCTTCTGGAGAATTTACACGCTTATCAGGGTTATTATTGCTCTCGGTTTATTGCAGACGTCATTTTCATGGTACTCTTCTGCGTTTTCTGGTACTTCAACTACTCCGTGTTGCTCTCCCTGGCCGGATTGATTGGCCCAACAAGTGCCTCCATTGCGGATATTATTCCCGGAGTTCAAGGACATGGGCTCAAGGTCACCTAAAATACCGATCAGACCATGCCCAGAACAACCGTGTGTACTGTTCTCCGTTCCAATATCCAAAATAGCCGCGTATCTGTACCTCGCCGAGAAGCTTTATCTAATCCGCACGCGTTTATACACCGCAATCAATGAATGGAACGTAGCTATAGGCGACACATGTCCAAAGAGGCGATTTAATGGCCTGCTGATCCGAATCTGAAGTGGACAACACCCGGCGACTGTCCATCAATAGCTGCCTCACCGTTTAATGTAGTTATCTAGCAGTAGTTACAAGTTTAAAGTCAGTTAATAAATCTAACGCTTACACAATCGCACTGTGaaatagttaaaaaaaattataaatgataTACGCAAGTGTTGTTGCATTGTTTTCctggtttatttttgtttaattttgaaGAGGTATTTCCCTTGTTTATTCCGACTTAACTGATGTGCTTCCATTTGTGAATTATTGTTAGCGCCAACAGACGTTGAACATGCTAAATCCGTACTTCAATGCTCTAAGTGTTATAATtcattacaaaaatatatagatagcCTATGGTGTATGCGTATTGAATATGGTAAAACTAgttttgtgtatttttcttatttttttgtttgttttgttttcgtagAAAAGAAAGTGCGCGTTTTGTTATTCGAGCGAAGATCGCACACGATTAGTATCAGATCAAATTGGGGCTTTTTAAGGTGACAGTTTGGCTGAGCTCTTCGGGGATTACGgttcggttttggttttgcgggggactCACTTAGCCTACGCTACAAGCTAAACTCTTAGAACTGCTCTTCATCCGTGaaggaaattaattaatggcTACCATCTAACTTCCTTTTGCACTGCAATCCTATTTTGTTAGAGAATGAACTTACACTACTTACTTAAGGGGCGGGCAGCGGGCGGATGTGTTCACCAGGTGACAATCTCGTCCGGCTGCTTCGCTCGTTACAggttacagatacagataaaaACTGGCTACAACTAACTGTACAATAATGCCTTCCGGAGCCAAAGGagctttaatattttaacCATCTCATGCCAATACCTGCCACACATTAATGCGCACTACTAGTTAGGATGTTAGGGACGTGCCATCCAGCAGCACCGACGCCACTTCCTCGTTCTGTTCTACGTACACTAGACGAGGATCCTCACCAAGCTCCAGTCGCCCGTATCTGGCCACCAGCGGTGTCTTGTTGTTGCTCACTTGCGGTGCGCGCGGCCACTTCCTTTTGGGCTTCGTGTGCGTCAGCATGTGGGACTTGAGGTTCGTTGACTGGGCGAAGCACTTGGAGCAGCCATCAATGGGACAGTGGTATGGCCGATCGCCAGTGTGTATCCGTACGTGGGTGCGCAGATTGAAGTCCAGCGAGAAGCGCTTGCCGCACCCCTCGAAGGTGCACTCAAAGGGCTTCTCGCCGGTGTGCACCAGCTGGTGGCGCTTTAGCTTGGAGCTCTCTACGAAGCTCTTGCCGCAGACGTTGCACACATGACCGCGCGGTCCGTGCGTGTGCATGTGCTTGCGCATGGCCGAATGGTTGCGAAACTCCTTGTTGCAGCCGCGATGGGTGCAGCGAAACTTTGGCTCTTCATCCTCCTCGGCGGCCGCGCCAGCTGCTCCCATGGCATTACCAGCCGTCTGATTGGCCACTGCAGTCGGTAATTTGGTTACAATTGTGGGTCGTGAGGGTCGGACTGGATTGCTGGAAGCCACTAGTGGCGGTGGGGGATTTGGTGTCGCCACTTGAGCCGCCGCCGTGAGTTGCCTCTTTGTCACCTTTGACTGATTTCCCGCACTTTTCAGTCGCACATTGGTGCTACTGTTCTGGAGCACTAGTTTTGGGAGAGCCGGCTGTGGATTCGGTACACATCCGTTGACCTTCGATAGCGCTACCGACACAGTGGCTATACCTGGTCCCGGTGTCTGTATCAGCTCCACATTATTCGGCATATTTTCGATTAGCTCGATGTTACCATAAGCTTCTTCCAACTGGTTTTCCGCATAGATCAACTGTTCACTTAGCGGCTGGCTGTCCTCCTCGCCTTTGACATCGCCCATAAATGCATTAACCACCTCCTCCACATCCGTAACCGCAGAGGCGCTGAATGGATCGGGTAGGATGACGTACTCGTTTCCGATGCCATCGCTCAGGACATCGTGGTTGATCATGTGCTCGTCAATAATAAGCTTTGGCATGCTGGGTGAGCCTTCATTCtgggcggcggaggaggacgTCACGGATGTGGTGCCAGCACAACCAGGTGGTTCCTccaactcctcctcctcgtcctcatcctccGAGTTGAGCGAGGACCAAAGGGTCACATTGAACTCATCCTGCGTTATGCGTATGGGTACCTTTGTTTGCTTCCAGCGCTTGGCCACTGAGTTTCCCATGGGCCTCTCCACCCGACTGCTTCCAAATAGCTTAAAATCCTGCAGCTGGCCATTCGAACTGTTTGAATCTTCGGTCGCCTTCATATAGAAGTCGCTCTCGAGCTGCTCCTCCTTGATGTTTGTGGCCTCGATGGTGGTTAGCATCTCGGAGGCAATCTCGAAGGCATTTGTCGTAGCCGGCGCGGTAGCCTCATCATCctcatcgccatcgccatcgcagGAGGATGTCATCTGTTGCCCATCCTCCTCGATGAATTCCTCATCGTCGCTGGTCTGCTGCATGATGATCGGCGGCGGCAGTGCATCCGCCGTAGCCACCGTGACCGAGGTAAGTCTGTCCAGCCGATCCACCGGATAGTATTCATAGTGCTCAAAGAATTCGCCTGAGTCTACGACGATATTAGCCTCATCATCATAGTCGTCGATGATCTCCTCGATCAGGAAGCTCTCGCTTTCCTCGCCCATCGGATCGCCCGCCAAAACGGTGTACGGATCTTGCTCGTTAATTGCAGCCGCCGTGGGCTGGTGTGCATGAGTGAAGTATGCCGACGACGGGGCGGAGTGCAGGGGCAACGGTACCGCCGCAGCGGCCAGCGATAGATTCTTCACGATGGGCGCTCGTATCTGATGCAGTTGAGGCTGGAAGTTCCCTCCGACGCCGACGTGATGATGATGACTTGTCATCGCGGCTGCTCCGTCTGCCTGTCTGTGTGCCTGTATCTGTATGCTTGTATTTGTGGGCGCTCTTGCTTCGTGCGTGAGTGTTAGTGTTGTGTGTGCGAGCGCGCTGCGGAAAAAGTGGGCAATTAGTACCTGGCCAAAAATCcgtaatatgtatatatctctATATATTCGCCAGACTTCCAAAGTGGACAAACGTACGTGTTTTCGTCGGTATTGCTGCACTGGACTGGCCTTTCCCTCCACCtctttttccacttttttgtGGCCAATGCCTATCGTTTATTGTGCGACGGCGGCGGCAGACGGCGAATGATGCGTACCGCTCGCTCCGCTCCGCCCGCCACGCTCCTGCTGCCCAATGGCGGGTTAATTCTCGCTTTGGATGACCACCTCGATCCCGCTCACCTCGGGCagtgtaaatattttgaattttgccGGTTAATATGGCGGAATTGTATTTTCCAGAAACGGCTCGGTACTTTCTCTCGCGTTGCGTGTgtggggtgtgtgtgtgtgtagtgtGCAGCGACAGGCGCCACAATGCAACCCTGCGCGCGCTTTGTGTATATCTCAAGCGGTTTATTTATCTGAGATTGCTAATCCTCTTCGCATTACTTCGTAAAACAGCACAAATGGAATCTTATGTACTATcgaaaaattgcattttattaaCCTCCAACTGGCAAACCACTTATTAGCTGTAAATACCGCGGCGTTCTGTCTTTCGATAGGCGATAGGTTTGTTGTTCTGTCAGCAGGGTTGCCACCCGACAAGAAAACAAATGCGCAAtaacaatatatattaatCTCCATGGCTTTACTATTATTTCGAGCTATTTACAGTTATTGCTCATAAATAATTAGTTAAATTTCTTTAGCAATAGAACTTCTGGAATATAAATACGCTTCAGCTTCGACTCCACAAAGCGCTCGTGTTGGGGTGTAAATACCTCTGCATTGTGGTTAAAATCAGTCTTATTAAATTGCACCGCCTTCCTATCCGCTGTTAAGGATATATTATAATGCCGACATTGGTCCTGCAATCCAATCGGCCCATCGAACAACAGTAAACGCAACAAGTAAGGAACCGGCACCGTAAGCTGTTTGTTGTTGTAGGCATGCGTGAAAATCTGCAACAAACTCCtgcaaatatacatacatatatatttacattatAAATGCATTATGTCAATAGACAACCAATAGAAAAAGTTATAGTGTACCTCCTTATCGCCTGCAACTTGGCGGCGGCCACGGCGGACAGAATATGCGGCAGTTGTGGCACACCCATGAGCACTCTATATAAATTGCCCTGTTGGAAGGCCAAACAGATCCCAAAACAAAGCTTAAACGTCGCATCCCGACGCACATAGTCCGGTAAGGAAAGGGCGCGTGTAAAGGACTCCGGAGAacccaaattaaataattgataCACGCTCTCTATAAAGCAGCGCCGCTCAAGCTCACGAATGGTGGGTTCTCTAAATGATTCCATGTCCTTCAGTTCTTCGTAACAGCAAAGCACTCCCGTGAGGCACTCTTGCAAATGCTGATTGCATATCTTGGGATCGAACTTATCGATGGGCTCCTCACACAAGCGATAGCGACTATAGGCCAGAAACATCACAATGGGCTCTAACAGGCAGATCTTCTGACTGGCATGGTACATTTGGATCACGATCTCCCGACGCACCGCCCTCAATCGATCGAATATGAAGTCGTAAGTTACGTTGTACGGCTTTCGTGTGTCCAGGATTATGCTGCAAGGTATATTAATTATCAGATTTAACTTGGCCAATTAAGCGCCTAAAATACTTGCTCCTTGAGCAGATATTCCACTGTTTTGGTCAATGCCGCTTCTGTGCGCATTTCTTTGGGCAGGGGCATCTTGACATCGGCGGCGGACCGTGTAAACTCCTTGACCAGGACTCCTGGCTTGTTCTTCTGACCATTATTTAGCTCGAAATAGTGCAAAAGTTTCTCGCGAATACGCCTGGATGTATTAAACGGTGTTATATTAAATTCGGGTTTAAATTTCGTTTACCTACATTTTCGCCTCCCCATCGGGACAGAAACTTTCGCAAGATCCTCGAACTTGGGCCATTTGTTGATGAATGCAGCCAATTTCAGCAGCACAAACAAACCAGGGATGAAGGTTTTTTGGATCAAAGGCGTAGCGCAAACTTTTTAATGGGATTCAGAAAATAAAAGATGCTTTTTAAAACTCGAACGTCAGCTtctaattaataaaattgcaattgggacttcattaaaattcatatttataaaaacaaacgcTGACTTGTTTTTTCAAACCCTCTTGCCACGCCGCTGAAGTCAGCAATCAGCTGTCTGGGCGGTCTGGGTTGTCAGGTTGTCTGGGCCTTAAAAATTTTACTAAATTTTCAGTTTGTTTTTCCCCGTCCAGCTCAAAACGAAATGTTCTCGCGGCATTTCGCAGCCTTCTTCCGATTCAACCGACATGTGGCCCAAAAATACGGCAGTTTTATAGCTGCCGGCTTTAGCAACAGGTTTTCGCTGAAGGTTGCAACTCTGCTGCCGCTGGTAGTCCTCCGATCCGCGGATTGCAGGCAAAAAGAGGACCAGGAGGTAAAGCGAACGGTCCGGAGGCGCACCATGAGCAAGGTTAAGTACGAGACGAGTCTGGAGGGGAAGGCGCAGTTCTATCTCAACGCCATGAAGGTGAGGTGGGACCAGCTGCACAAGGTGCCCGGGCTGTTTTCGTATCAATTAGAGAAATCCCCTCAGAGCCGGAAAATACCAGGATACTGGGGCTTCTATGCGGAGGTGAGTGGCATATTCTTGTTCTCTAGAAATATTTATCGAATCTTGTCCTCCAGCTTAATTCAGATCGAAACCTTAAGCGCAGACGTCCCCAGACCATCGAGAGCCTCAATCCCACCTTTAAGCACATGATGTTCAACTTCAATAAAGTCGATGCCCAGGAGGTGATCATGACCATTGATGATGCACACGGCAGCCCCGAAGTTCAGATGATCATAAACAAGAGCCCAATCACCAAATATCATACTTTGATCTGCCCGGAAGTAGGAAAAAACCATACCCAACGGATTACCCGTGACGCTCTTCAGTTCTGCATCACTTTTATGCGAAATATCGATGACAAGGATATGCGCATGGGTTATAATAGCCCTGGAGCACTGGCCTCTGTAAATCACCTTCATTTTCATCTTCTCCACATGCCCCAGGATTTATATATAGACCAAGTTCCCTTGGATGAGCTGGCCGGGGGTTATGTTTATCGTTTGAGCCGTAGGGCGCCCACGGAAGGAATATGTATAGTATTTAACGAGAATGATAGTGATGAACAGGTGGCGGAGAAAGTGGACCAGCTCTACATGCTCGCCATGTGGATGTGCAAGAACAATATGCCACACAATCTGTTCCTTACTCAGGATCGGAGACCCGGAAAAAGCGGTAATGTTAAGGTATTCGTATTTGCCCGCTCCGAGTACTGTGTAAACAAGGATTTGGCCGAGTTTAATGTCGGTTTCTGTGAGTTGGCTGGTTACATTCCCTTGCCAGGTGATATAGTCGCACTACAAAATGTTGTTTCTAAACTAATTTTTTTTCCTTCGTTAACAGATGCTGAAAAAATGGAGAACCTTACAGAGCTTCAGGTGCTCTTTAGGATTCGAACAATAACTGGCAATGCTCCAAAGGCTGTGTACGAGCAAATTACGAGTATGGTCGAAGGACAAGAACACTATCTTTGGGACCAACCATTGACGATATGAAACACAGAGAATAAATAATCAGAGGCTTCTAACTAAACTTAGTTTAGCGTTTAATTGGTTGCTAATGTCATACTGCTGCCGCTGCGAATCCTTTCTCCATAGTGGCCTTGCTAATTACTTTGGTGTTGGCAGCAATGGAATAATCCACCTGTGTTTTCCCATTCTGATTTCTTACAAGCTCCGTCAGCTGTGGAAGCGTATCTTTAGCCACACTCTCACGAATTTTTTCAAAGAAATCCATGTAGTGATAAAGGTTGTGACTGAAAGAATGGgaaaatttataaatgaaaGAATAATTTAATTGACAAAGATCACTTACACCATCAGTAAGATGGGACCTAATAGTTCGTTGGTTTTGTACAGGTGGTGAAGGTAGGCACGTGTGTGTTTCTGGCAAGTCAAGCAATTGCAGTTGCTCAGCGGCGGATTAAAATCCTCCTTGATAGCTTCGTCGGTTATGTCTAAGAAAGGCACATGCTCCACTGCATCCTGCACAAAACTAAATGTCAAAGCCTTGAAGTTCAGAGAAGCACAATATGCGTAGGAAGTGTCAAACACATCGATTCCCTGTTGGATAAGTTCCAGAATGGTTAGGGGCGTGTATGCACCAGGCAATATCCTAGGCTTgtcctcctccagctgcttGACGCAGTGCTCTACTATTGGCAGTAGTTCGGAAGTATCCAAAGTGGTCGCTGATAGACCA
Encoded proteins:
- the LOC6605034 gene encoding uncharacterized protein LOC6605034 — encoded protein: MSTFVVKLLQRSQLSHSQIDVKPFIYVRSKWMDDDVEFDILTTSDNQNYRSSLKYDEFRSGASELEQAYDAFFAECKSALTTHMGLQGFDYEISLEDADKPTFKVYKCEGYETLYLDVPLRKVSNCYQLLDAAIEAGQQKPQAAPATESDAQTTASLAEYEKYVRDSKLKEEELLKKFLLLLNSKKAHIRDLESQLEKRSGKGSRAKNNQRISSDEEDDAYGAATQAMNIDNDSD
- the LOC6605033 gene encoding TOM1-like protein 2 isoform X2, encoding MASFFNVGALGNVFSTPVGQRIEAATDANLASENWAANMEICDMINESSDTARDAMRAIRKRLSQNAGKNNQVVMYTLTVLETCVKNCGKAFHVLVAQKDFINELVKLIGPKNDPPAAMQEKVLSLIQIWADAFKNQPDLNGVTQMYMELKNKGIEFPANDLDAMAPIYTPQRSVPEMPPQLVTAQQHTISPQHMAAAAAAAAPPSTGPLHLTPEQAAKLRSELEIVSNNMSILSEMLSVLKPGQESPDDYALLNELTSTCKEMQSRIVDLIGRVQDDELTAEFLRINDELNNVFLRHQRYEKNRSQGQGAGVTSPSAVLGAAMGLPGVGATGAGATTVATLPPPPTNTAVSNTPQSDQLLIDLIESSEEAQLPQSLGQISLGGGAPIGVQRGARPADEFDMLAQSRTDGNHKSDLLRDIPSVDAAAGSVTATASLYKPNQPQQAQRSAGEPPVSTKENEIDEMEAWLGSSHIEGIEELTSSEFDKFLEERAAAAENLPTISASNSAASATTGSAGADSLRKTPKKPGAEEDLLAL
- the LOC6605033 gene encoding TOM1-like protein 2 isoform X1, with the translated sequence MASFFNVGALGNVFSTPVGQRIEAATDANLASENWAANMEICDMINESSDTARDAMRAIRKRLSQNAGKNNQVVMYTLTVLETCVKNCGKAFHVLVAQKDFINELVKLIGPKNDPPAAMQEKVLSLIQIWADAFKNQPDLNGVTQMYMELKNKGIEFPANDLDAMAPIYTPQRSVPEMPPQLVTAQQHTISPQHMAAAAAAAAPPSTGPLHLTPEQAAKLRSELEIVSNNMSILSEMLSVLKPGQESPDDYALLNELTSTCKEMQSRIVDLIGRVQDDELTAEFLRINDELNNVFLRHQRYEKNRSQGQGAGVTSPSAVLGAAMGLPGVGATGAGATTVATLPPPPTNTAVSNTPQSDQLLIDLIESSEEAQLPQSLGQISLGGGAPIGVQRGARPADEFDMLAQSRTDGNHKSDLLRDIPSVDAAAGSVTATASLYKPNQPQQAQRSAGEPPVVSKSTKENEIDEMEAWLGSSHIEGIEELTSSEFDKFLEERAAAAENLPTISASNSAASATTGSAGADSLRKTPKKPGAEEDLLAL
- the LOC6605033 gene encoding TOM1-like protein 2 isoform X3, with the protein product MASFFNVGALGNVFSTPVGQRIEAATDANLASENWAANMEICDMINESSDTARDAMRAIRKRLSQNAGKNNQVVMYTLTVLETCVKNCGKAFHVLVAQKDFINELVKLIGPKNDPPAAMQEKVLSLIQIWADAFKNQPDLNGVTQMYMELKNKGIEFPANDLDAMAPIYTPQRSVPEMPPQLVTAQQHTISPQHMAAAAAAAAPPSTGPLHLTPEQAAKLRSELEIVSNNMSILSEMLSVLKPGQESPDDYALLNELTSTCKEMQSRIVDLIGRVQDDELTAEFLRINDELNNVFLRHQRYEKNRSQGQGAGVTSPSAVLGAAMGLPGVGATGAGATTVATLPPPPTNTAVSNTPQSDQLLIDLIESSEEAQLPQSLGQISLGGGAPIGVQRGARPADEFDMLAQSRTDGNHKSDLLRDIPSVDAAAGSVTATASLYKPNQPQQAQRSAGEPPVVSKHIEGIEELTSSEFDKFLEERAAAAENLPTISASNSAASATTGSAGADSLRKTPKKPGAEEDLLAL
- the LOC6605036 gene encoding fez family zinc finger protein erm, whose protein sequence is MTSHHHHVGVGGNFQPQLHQIRAPIVKNLSLAAAAVPLPLHSAPSSAYFTHAHQPTAAAINEQDPYTVLAGDPMGEESESFLIEEIIDDYDDEANIVVDSGEFFEHYEYYPVDRLDRLTSVTVATADALPPPIIMQQTSDDEEFIEEDGQQMTSSCDGDGDEDDEATAPATTNAFEIASEMLTTIEATNIKEEQLESDFYMKATEDSNSSNGQLQDFKLFGSSRVERPMGNSVAKRWKQTKVPIRITQDEFNVTLWSSLNSEDEDEEEELEEPPGCAGTTSVTSSSAAQNEGSPSMPKLIIDEHMINHDVLSDGIGNEYVILPDPFSASAVTDVEEVVNAFMGDVKGEEDSQPLSEQLIYAENQLEEAYGNIELIENMPNNVELIQTPGPGIATVSVALSKVNGCVPNPQPALPKLVLQNSSTNVRLKSAGNQSKVTKRQLTAAAQVATPNPPPPLVASSNPVRPSRPTIVTKLPTAVANQTAGNAMGAAGAAAEEDEEPKFRCTHRGCNKEFRNHSAMRKHMHTHGPRGHVCNVCGKSFVESSKLKRHQLVHTGEKPFECTFEGCGKRFSLDFNLRTHVRIHTGDRPYHCPIDGCSKCFAQSTNLKSHMLTHTKPKRKWPRAPQVSNNKTPLVARYGRLELGEDPRLVYVEQNEEVASVLLDGTSLTS
- the LOC6605035 gene encoding uncharacterized protein LOC6605035, with the protein product MLDNLVEFASYWWFRYLMVTELYMVEKWERITIHVIFMVLFCVFWYFNYSVLLSLAGLIGPTSASIADIIPGVQGHGLKVT